The Erythrobacter sp. Alg231-14 genome has a segment encoding these proteins:
- a CDS encoding DUF4167 domain-containing protein: MNNNRNNRRRGRGNRNNQGGGNQLNRIDSRARGNAPQLLDKYKKLAQDAQHNGDRVQAEYYLQFADHYFRVIADNKSRQDEARAKRNEGREQSGEDGEETEDGEGRRNDGRRGNNRRSRGRRDDQRDDQRDDQTEDGSNDSAAPDEGEIGVEGEAVEADSDAPKPKRRPRKPKSESADSDAPRKPRTRRAKSKPDDADGLDSSVLPPAIGSDDRDADGDVEAAA, encoded by the coding sequence TTGAATAACAATCGTAACAATCGTCGCCGCGGTCGCGGTAATCGCAACAATCAAGGCGGCGGAAATCAGCTTAATCGCATTGACAGCCGCGCGCGGGGCAACGCTCCGCAGCTTCTGGACAAGTACAAAAAGCTTGCTCAGGACGCGCAGCACAATGGCGACCGCGTTCAAGCGGAATATTATCTGCAATTTGCAGATCACTATTTCCGCGTGATCGCAGACAACAAATCACGCCAAGACGAAGCGCGCGCCAAACGCAATGAAGGCCGCGAACAATCGGGCGAAGACGGTGAAGAGACCGAAGACGGCGAAGGTCGTCGCAATGACGGACGGCGCGGCAACAACCGTCGGTCGCGTGGTCGACGTGACGATCAGCGCGATGATCAACGCGACGATCAAACCGAGGACGGCTCAAACGACAGCGCTGCTCCCGACGAAGGTGAGATCGGTGTCGAAGGGGAAGCGGTTGAAGCGGATAGCGACGCGCCAAAGCCAAAGCGCCGCCCTCGCAAGCCAAAGAGTGAGAGTGCCGATTCCGACGCTCCGCGCAAGCCGCGCACGCGCCGTGCAAAGAGCAAACCTGATGATGCAGATGGGCTGGATTCGTCGGTCCTTCCACCGGCAATCGGATCGGATGATCGGGATGCCGACGGTGACGTCGAGGCGGCTGCATAA
- the prmC gene encoding peptide chain release factor N(5)-glutamine methyltransferase, whose protein sequence is MSVAQSIRGAAEQLAKVSDTARLDAELLMAHALGIGRSDMLIWKMDDPAPSAFAELIARRMDNEPVAYIVGVQEFYGRDFLVTADVLIPRSDSELLIEIALEHCRPGSRVLDMGTGSGALLLTVMVEYPTLGRCYGFDNSAAALKVAKLNAQKYDLTPDTFGLFDWRDTNASLSKAFGDFDIYICNPPYVETIAKLEPQVANFEPHSALFSGEEGLDDYRIIIPELSRMSPNVAILEIGASQAEGVTAIAEGHGFVVEVRHDLANRPRAVVIRQQVKS, encoded by the coding sequence ATGAGCGTTGCTCAATCCATTCGCGGCGCGGCAGAACAGCTCGCCAAGGTGAGCGATACGGCGCGGCTCGACGCGGAGCTGCTGATGGCGCATGCGCTGGGCATCGGGCGGTCTGACATGTTGATCTGGAAAATGGACGATCCGGCGCCGTCAGCATTTGCAGAATTGATCGCCCGCCGCATGGATAACGAACCTGTCGCTTATATCGTTGGCGTGCAGGAATTTTATGGGCGCGATTTTCTTGTCACTGCGGACGTATTGATCCCGCGATCGGACAGCGAGCTGTTGATTGAAATTGCATTGGAACATTGCCGGCCCGGTTCCCGTGTCCTTGATATGGGAACGGGATCTGGCGCGCTTTTGCTGACGGTGATGGTGGAATATCCCACGCTTGGTCGATGCTACGGTTTTGACAACAGCGCGGCCGCTCTCAAAGTGGCAAAGCTCAACGCCCAGAAATATGATCTAACGCCTGATACATTCGGATTGTTTGATTGGCGCGATACCAACGCATCGCTGAGCAAGGCGTTTGGTGATTTCGACATATACATTTGCAATCCGCCTTATGTGGAAACAATCGCAAAGCTTGAGCCCCAAGTGGCCAATTTTGAACCTCATAGCGCGCTGTTTTCTGGCGAAGAGGGATTGGACGATTACCGCATCATCATCCCGGAACTTTCTCGAATGAGCCCAAATGTCGCCATCCTAGAGATTGGCGCATCGCAAGCCGAAGGCGTCACGGCGATCGCGGAAGGACACGGCTTTGTTGTTGAGGTCCGTCACGATCTGGCAAATCGTCCCCGTGCTGTGGTTATTCGCCAACAGGTTAAGTCGTGA
- the prfA gene encoding peptide chain release factor 1, whose translation MQIPPERLDQITNRFAELEARMASGTLEGDAFVQASRDYAELEPVAKIAADVKTMREEIAGLEGMLSDAEMKAMAEEELAEIRGALPEKERALAVALLPRDSADSKPAMLEIRAGTGGDEAALFAGDLYRMYERFAAENGWKVEPVSMNASEVGGFKEIVANVTGTGVFAKMKFESGVHRVQRVPVTESGGRIHTSAATVAVLPEPDEVDVNIDQNDLKIDTYRASGAGGQHVNTTDSAVRITHLPSGLVVMQQDERSQIKNRAKAMQVLRARLYEKMRDEAQGAEAEARKAMVGSGDRSERIRTYNFPQGRVTDHRIGLTLHKLEEVLAGPGLPELVDALIAEDEGKRLAALSE comes from the coding sequence ATGCAAATCCCCCCCGAACGTCTTGATCAAATCACCAACCGATTTGCTGAGCTGGAGGCGCGAATGGCGTCGGGTACGCTCGAAGGCGATGCGTTTGTTCAGGCCAGCCGGGATTACGCCGAGTTGGAACCGGTCGCGAAAATTGCGGCCGACGTGAAAACAATGCGGGAAGAGATTGCTGGGCTCGAAGGAATGCTCAGCGATGCCGAGATGAAAGCGATGGCCGAGGAAGAATTGGCCGAGATTCGCGGCGCGCTTCCCGAAAAGGAGCGGGCATTGGCGGTGGCATTGCTGCCTAGGGATAGCGCCGATAGCAAGCCGGCCATGCTTGAAATTCGTGCCGGTACAGGCGGGGATGAGGCGGCCTTGTTCGCCGGCGACCTGTATCGGATGTACGAGAGATTTGCTGCCGAGAATGGTTGGAAAGTGGAGCCGGTCAGCATGAACGCATCGGAGGTCGGCGGATTCAAAGAAATCGTCGCCAACGTCACCGGCACTGGCGTTTTCGCCAAGATGAAATTCGAAAGCGGTGTGCATCGGGTCCAACGCGTGCCGGTCACCGAAAGCGGCGGCCGCATTCACACATCGGCGGCCACAGTCGCGGTATTGCCCGAACCCGATGAGGTCGATGTGAACATCGATCAAAACGATTTGAAAATCGATACGTACCGCGCCAGCGGTGCAGGCGGTCAACACGTCAACACTACAGATAGCGCGGTTCGGATCACCCATTTGCCCAGCGGCCTGGTCGTGATGCAGCAAGACGAACGCAGCCAAATCAAAAATCGCGCCAAAGCGATGCAGGTCTTGCGCGCGCGGCTTTATGAAAAGATGCGCGACGAAGCACAGGGTGCGGAAGCCGAAGCGCGCAAAGCGATGGTCGGCAGCGGCGATCGGTCGGAACGGATCCGCACATACAATTTCCCGCAAGGGCGCGTGACCGACCATCGGATCGGATTAACACTGCACAAATTGGAAGAGGTCTTGGCCGGACCAGGGCTTCCCGAATTGGTGGACGCCTTAATTGCAGAGGACGAAGGCAAACGACTAGCCGCGCTTTCCGAATGA
- the hisS gene encoding histidine--tRNA ligase, giving the protein MSKNTPKAIRGTQDIFGPDAEAFAFVVETFERVRKLYRFRRAEFPVFEKTEVFARSLGETTDVVSKEMYSFEDRGGESLTLRPEFTAGIARAYITNGWQQFAPLKLATHGPLFRYERPQKGRYRQFHQIDAEIIGAADPQADVELLAMADQLLKELGINDVTLHLNTLGDGESREAWRAALIEYFRAVKDELSEDSQERLEKNPLRILDSKDRKDKPFLSDAPKIDEFLSDEARDFFAAVTEGLDAAGVEWVRADSLVRGLDYYRHTAFEFIPDEGSVSADALGSQSTVLGGGRYDGLMESLGGPATPAVGWAAGIERLAMLVGERQAPVLEAMVLLEHDEGLAVANALLAKLRAGGIVSDIIASGSVKKRYDKAMKQNPQHILRVNETGFYDISGDGDASHIDAAVKRETR; this is encoded by the coding sequence ATGAGCAAGAACACACCAAAAGCCATTCGCGGCACTCAGGATATATTCGGACCAGACGCCGAAGCGTTCGCCTTTGTGGTTGAAACATTCGAGCGCGTGCGAAAGCTGTATCGATTCCGTCGTGCCGAATTTCCGGTCTTTGAAAAGACGGAAGTTTTTGCCCGCTCTTTGGGTGAAACGACCGATGTCGTGTCCAAAGAAATGTATTCATTCGAAGATCGCGGCGGCGAATCCCTAACGCTAAGGCCGGAATTCACCGCTGGGATTGCACGCGCTTACATTACCAACGGTTGGCAGCAATTTGCGCCGCTAAAATTGGCCACGCACGGTCCGCTTTTCCGATATGAGCGCCCGCAAAAGGGGCGATATCGCCAATTCCATCAGATTGACGCCGAGATAATTGGCGCGGCCGATCCTCAGGCGGATGTTGAATTGCTGGCTATGGCCGATCAATTGCTCAAAGAATTGGGCATCAACGATGTGACCTTGCACTTGAACACATTGGGTGATGGCGAGAGCCGTGAGGCATGGCGCGCGGCGTTGATCGAGTACTTCCGCGCGGTGAAGGATGAATTGTCTGAGGATTCGCAAGAGCGATTGGAAAAGAACCCGCTTCGCATTCTGGATAGCAAGGATCGCAAGGACAAACCGTTCCTCTCGGATGCCCCCAAGATTGACGAATTTTTGTCCGACGAAGCCCGCGATTTCTTCGCGGCGGTGACTGAAGGTTTGGATGCCGCCGGTGTCGAATGGGTCCGCGCAGACAGCCTTGTGCGGGGGCTCGATTACTATCGCCACACCGCGTTTGAGTTCATTCCCGATGAAGGGAGTGTGTCCGCCGATGCTCTAGGCAGTCAAAGCACAGTTTTGGGCGGTGGCCGCTATGACGGATTGATGGAATCTTTGGGCGGACCGGCGACCCCTGCTGTCGGTTGGGCCGCTGGGATTGAACGGCTCGCGATGTTGGTGGGCGAAAGGCAGGCCCCGGTGTTGGAGGCGATGGTTTTGCTGGAGCATGACGAGGGATTGGCCGTTGCGAATGCGCTTTTGGCCAAATTGCGGGCCGGCGGAATCGTAAGCGACATTATCGCCTCCGGGTCGGTTAAGAAGCGGTACGACAAAGCGATGAAGCAAAATCCGCAGCATATCTTGCGCGTCAATGAAACCGGCTTCTACGATATATCGGGCGATGGTGATGCCAGCCATATCGATGCTGCCGTCAAACGCGAGACACGCTGA
- the ppa gene encoding inorganic diphosphatase: MRIDKIPTGNNPPDDLNVIIEVPTGGEPVKYEFDKESGALFVDRILHTPMRYPANYGFVPHTLSPDGDPLDALVIARSPFIPGCVVRSRPIGVLNLEDEHGGDEKLICVPVDTTFPYYSDVGETKDLPSIIMQQIEHFFTHYKDLEAEKWVRIGKWGDRAEARQIVIEAIERAG; this comes from the coding sequence ATGCGCATCGACAAAATTCCCACTGGCAACAATCCCCCCGACGACCTGAATGTCATCATCGAAGTCCCTACCGGGGGTGAGCCGGTGAAATACGAATTTGATAAGGAATCGGGGGCGTTGTTCGTCGACCGCATCCTCCACACACCGATGCGGTATCCGGCAAATTATGGCTTTGTGCCCCACACACTTAGTCCGGATGGTGACCCTTTGGATGCGCTCGTCATTGCGCGGTCGCCGTTCATTCCGGGATGCGTTGTGAGATCAAGGCCAATTGGTGTTCTCAACCTTGAAGACGAACATGGCGGCGATGAAAAACTGATCTGTGTTCCGGTTGATACGACGTTCCCGTATTACTCCGACGTTGGCGAGACGAAAGATCTGCCCTCAATCATCATGCAACAGATTGAGCACTTTTTTACGCACTACAAAGATCTAGAAGCGGAAAAATGGGTGCGGATCGGTAAATGGGGCGACCGTGCAGAAGCCCGCCAGATCGTGATCGAGGCGATCGAACGGGCCGGCTAA
- the lptB gene encoding LPS export ABC transporter ATP-binding protein gives MSESITTETPKGQSAQDAEASETITAAAPLPDGGLEVISIAKSYDKRAVLTDISLTVAKGEVLGLLGPNGAGKTTCFYSIMGLVKPDSGRILMDGEDVTSLPMYRRAILGLGYLPQETSIFRGMTVEQNINCVLEMVEPDAATRRDELERLLGEFGLEGLRDSPAMALSGGERRRCEIARALAAKPSIMLLDEPFAGIDPLSISDIRDLVKDLKRRGIGVLITDHNVRETLDIVDRACIIYGGQVLFAGTPQALVADENVKRLYLGESFTL, from the coding sequence ATGAGCGAGTCTATCACGACAGAAACGCCCAAGGGGCAAAGCGCCCAAGACGCAGAGGCGAGCGAAACCATCACCGCTGCCGCACCCTTGCCCGATGGCGGCTTGGAAGTGATCTCAATCGCCAAGAGCTATGACAAGCGCGCGGTGTTGACCGACATCTCTTTGACCGTGGCCAAGGGCGAAGTGCTGGGCCTTTTGGGGCCGAACGGCGCGGGCAAGACGACGTGTTTCTATTCAATCATGGGATTGGTTAAGCCGGATTCCGGTCGGATCCTAATGGATGGCGAAGACGTTACCAGCCTGCCAATGTATCGCCGTGCGATCCTAGGTTTGGGGTACCTTCCTCAAGAAACCAGCATCTTTCGTGGAATGACAGTTGAACAGAACATAAACTGTGTCCTCGAAATGGTTGAGCCGGACGCAGCCACTCGCCGCGATGAATTGGAACGGCTGCTAGGTGAATTCGGCCTCGAAGGGTTGCGCGACAGCCCTGCAATGGCGCTTTCTGGGGGTGAACGTCGGCGTTGTGAAATCGCGCGGGCGCTCGCCGCGAAACCGTCAATCATGCTTTTGGATGAACCGTTTGCCGGGATCGACCCGCTTTCAATCAGTGACATCCGCGATTTGGTGAAAGATTTGAAACGGCGCGGCATCGGCGTTTTAATCACCGATCATAACGTCCGCGAAACGCTCGACATCGTCGACCGTGCGTGCATCATCTATGGTGGTCAGGTCTTGTTCGCTGGCACACCTCAGGCGCTGGTTGCTGATGAGAATGTTAAACGCCTTTATCTGGGTGAGAGCTTCACGCTCTAG
- the rpoN gene encoding RNA polymerase factor sigma-54 has translation MALGPRLDLRQSQQLVMTPQLQQAIKLLAASNLEIETFIGDALEANPLLEAGAVSREDSGPSGEPDDVPREEFTSDQLMAQGKGESEAPLDIDTGALDRDRETGDGAVSDNSRLSDAEWGSAGGGGAAGGEEFPSIDATRAAELSLGEHLDNQIGTLAVNPKEAFVARHIAGLLDDAGYLSSDLRDIAYDLGVTLDETEDALEVIHMCDPTGVGARSLSECLAIQAREADRYDPCMRALIDNLELVAKGEIAKLKRLCRVDDEDFADMLRELREFDPKPGLTFAPSTTDAVIPDVLLTANDENGWDIALNEDTLPRLIVNRSYYVELNEGSPNEEAQGWLKEKLADAHWLIRALDQRQKTILKTAAEIVKQQDGFFRKGVSELRPLTLREVAEQIDMHESTVSRVTSNKYLHCDRGCFELKYFFSSGVSSSDGEGASSEAIKARIKALTDAEDAKKVLSDQKLADLLKEEGYDLARRTVAKYREAVGIGSSAQRRRQKKLENL, from the coding sequence ATGGCGCTCGGACCGAGACTAGACCTTCGTCAATCACAACAACTTGTGATGACACCGCAATTGCAGCAGGCGATCAAACTGCTGGCGGCGTCCAATCTAGAAATTGAAACGTTCATCGGCGACGCGCTCGAAGCCAACCCATTGCTCGAAGCGGGGGCCGTTTCCCGTGAAGATTCTGGACCAAGCGGCGAACCCGACGATGTCCCGCGCGAAGAATTCACATCAGATCAATTGATGGCTCAGGGCAAAGGCGAAAGCGAGGCCCCGCTCGACATCGACACAGGAGCGTTGGATCGCGATCGCGAAACCGGCGACGGCGCAGTGTCCGATAACAGCCGCCTTTCCGATGCCGAATGGGGTTCAGCCGGCGGCGGCGGAGCCGCTGGTGGGGAAGAGTTTCCCAGCATCGACGCGACCCGCGCAGCCGAATTGTCCCTGGGCGAACATCTCGACAATCAGATCGGCACCTTAGCCGTAAACCCAAAAGAGGCGTTTGTTGCGCGGCATATTGCCGGATTGTTGGACGATGCCGGATATCTCAGCAGCGATCTGCGCGACATTGCCTACGATCTTGGCGTCACTTTGGATGAAACTGAAGACGCGCTGGAAGTGATCCATATGTGCGATCCGACCGGTGTCGGGGCCCGCAGTCTATCGGAGTGTTTGGCAATTCAGGCGCGCGAAGCGGACCGGTATGATCCATGTATGCGCGCGTTAATCGACAACCTTGAGTTGGTTGCCAAAGGGGAAATTGCGAAACTGAAACGACTTTGCCGTGTCGATGACGAAGATTTCGCCGATATGCTGCGGGAACTTCGGGAATTTGATCCAAAACCCGGCCTTACCTTTGCCCCTTCAACCACCGACGCGGTGATCCCCGATGTCTTGTTAACCGCGAACGATGAAAATGGATGGGACATTGCCCTTAACGAAGACACGCTGCCCCGGCTGATTGTTAATCGCAGTTATTACGTCGAGTTGAACGAAGGATCCCCCAATGAAGAGGCTCAGGGATGGCTCAAGGAAAAACTTGCCGATGCGCATTGGTTGATCCGGGCGCTGGATCAACGGCAAAAGACAATCCTGAAAACCGCTGCTGAAATCGTGAAACAGCAAGACGGCTTCTTCCGCAAAGGCGTTTCTGAACTGCGCCCGCTGACATTGCGAGAGGTCGCGGAGCAGATCGATATGCATGAAAGCACCGTGAGCCGCGTAACCAGCAACAAGTATCTACATTGTGATCGCGGATGTTTTGAACTCAAATATTTCTTCTCAAGCGGCGTTTCATCCAGCGATGGCGAGGGTGCGTCTTCTGAAGCGATCAAAGCGCGGATTAAGGCACTGACCGATGCAGAAGATGCGAAGAAGGTGTTGTCCGATCAAAAGCTTGCCGACCTTCTTAAGGAAGAGGGATACGACCTAGCCCGACGGACGGTCGCCAAATATCGCGAAGCGGTTGGAATTGGGTCGAGCGCGCAACGGCGCCGTCAAAAGAAGCTGGAAAACCTGTAA